From Candidatus Neomarinimicrobiota bacterium, the proteins below share one genomic window:
- a CDS encoding AbrB/MazE/SpoVT family DNA-binding domain-containing protein — MKTKVTSRGQTSIPAKIRREFNITDKTVLDWEIEEGRIVVYPIPEDPFRQLRGIARHIGPSVADLLEQRRQDREREN, encoded by the coding sequence ATGAAAACCAAGGTCACCTCCCGGGGACAGACCTCCATTCCGGCCAAAATCCGGCGGGAATTCAACATCACCGATAAAACGGTGCTGGACTGGGAAATTGAGGAGGGGCGGATCGTAGTGTACCCGATACCGGAAGATCCCTTCCGGCAGCTGCGGGGCATCGCCCGGCACATCGGCCCCTCGGTGGCCGACCTGCTAGAACAGCGCCGCCAGGACCGGGAGCGGGAAAATTAA
- a CDS encoding isoprenylcysteine carboxylmethyltransferase family protein, translating to MVAWINALVLVIATKLFLYFYVRSVGPAALERRVGERAWRRCMWYRVIAGGFEFVIMVNYVLYVFYPLPIGLPERFPWPWWGSVIIAAAVGIPAGWLMYRGLSDAGEESLAPKRAHPMFGGIYQRMRHPQATGEMPLFWALAFALHSPFLVLWSFVYLPVFIVMCRAEERDLLLRYGQAYEDYRHRVGVFFPRQR from the coding sequence GTGGTAGCCTGGATCAACGCCCTGGTACTGGTCATAGCCACCAAGCTTTTCCTCTATTTCTACGTGCGGAGCGTGGGTCCCGCGGCGCTGGAGCGGCGGGTCGGCGAGCGGGCCTGGAGGCGGTGTATGTGGTACCGGGTCATCGCCGGGGGCTTCGAGTTTGTGATCATGGTGAACTACGTCCTTTATGTCTTCTACCCGCTGCCTATCGGTCTGCCGGAGCGTTTTCCCTGGCCGTGGTGGGGTTCCGTTATTATCGCCGCGGCGGTTGGTATTCCGGCGGGCTGGCTCATGTACCGGGGACTTAGCGATGCCGGCGAGGAAAGCCTGGCCCCCAAACGGGCCCATCCCATGTTCGGTGGTATTTACCAGCGGATGCGCCATCCCCAGGCCACCGGAGAAATGCCCCTGTTCTGGGCCCTCGCCTTTGCCCTGCACTCGCCCTTTCTGGTGCTCTGGTCCTTTGTCTACCTTCCCGTATTCATCGTCATGTGCCGGGCGGAGGAGCGGGACCTGCTCCTGCGCTATGGCCAGGCCTATGAGGATTATCGTCACCGGGTGGGGGTGTTCTTTCCCAGGCAGCGCTGA